The window GGTAAACTTTAATTATACCGAAGCCAATGCCTGGCAATATAGCTTGTATGTGCCACAAGACATTAGCGGGCTCGCCCAAATGTTGGGAGGCAAAGCCCAGTTGGAGCAGTGGCTGGACGACTTATTTACGGCATCGACCGAAACTTCGGGACGACACCAGGCAGATATTACCGGGCTCATTGGGCAATATGCCCACGGCAACGAACCAAGCCATCACATGGCGTATTTGTACAACTATGTGGGTAAACCGTGGAAAACCCAGCAACGGGTTGCCCAAATCCTTCGCACCCTTTACCACAACCAACCCCACGGGCTATCGGGCAACGAAGACTGTGGTCAAATGTCTGCCTGGTATGTGCTCAGTGCTATGGGGTTTTATCCGGTTACACCTGGTTCTAACGACTATGTCATAGGCTCTCCTGTGTTTCCCGAAGCTACTCTACAGCTCGAAAACGGTCAACGCTTTACTATCAAAGCCGAGCAGGTCTCAGCCAACAATATCTACATACAATCAGCCCAGCTCAATGGCAAGGCTTACGCCAAAAACTATATCAAACACGAAGACCTCATGGCAGGAGGCGAACTGGTGTTGGTCATGGGCAACCGTCCTAACAAGGCTTGGGGCAGCCAACCCACGGCGGCTCCTGTATCCGCCATTACAGCACACCTCATCGTACCAGTACCTTATTTTGAGGGCAAACTTACTTTTGAGCGGGCAGACCATCAGATTAAGATTGCCCATCACAACCCGGCAACAAAGCTGTTTTATGCAGTGAACCCAAACAAAAACGCTGCTGTGACAAGCCTGAAGTTTGTGCCCTACCAAACCCCACTCACTATACAAACTTCTGCTACAGTGTGGGCCTTTGCCCAAAATACTCAAGGACAAACCAGCGATACGATTCACACTCGCTTTAGTAAAATACCCGCAGGCAGAACCATCAGCCTTGCCAATCAGTACGCCAATCAATATGCCGCAGGTGGCGACAAAGCCCTCATTGATTTTGTTTCAGGTGGCAAAGATTTCCGCACGGGCATGTGGCAAGGTTACCAAAAGGTAAACATAGAAGCCACTATAGACCTGGGCAAAGAAGAAAATGTAAAAACCATGGCCATTCGTTGCCTGCAAGATCAAAACTCGTGGATTTTTATGCCTACCCGTGTGGTATTTTTTACTTCGCCTGACGGCAAAAAATTTACAAAAGCAGGCGTGGTAGAAAACGATGTAAGCCCTAAAAGTGAGGGTACTATAGTCAAAACTTTTGAGGTAAAATTTGGTGAGGCAACCCGTTATATCAAGGTATTGGCTTATAACCGAGGCATTGTACCCGCCTGGCACTTGGGGGCAGGTGGTGGCGCCTGGCTTTTTGCCGATGAGATTATGGTGGAAGGGAATTAGTCAATTACGAATTACGAATTACGAATGAGTAAACCGACCGGAGGGAGCTCTGCGTAAGCTAATTACGAATGAGGGAATTACGAATTACGAATGGGCGCAAAGCAACTATGGTCTTCCATCTACCGATTTTATAACCCGCTAAAAATCAGTAACGGGCTTGAAGCACCGATATACACCGGCATCTAAGGACTTGAAGCTATAGTAGCTAACAACCCTGGACTAAATTACGAATGGGCGCAAAGCGACTATGACCTATGGGTTAAATTACAAATGGCTTTGCCATATTCGTAATTAGCGTTGAAGAGCTCCCTCTGGTAGGTTCGTAATTGACTAATTCGTAACTCTCTCATTCGTCATTACTACTCTTTTTTCTTCATAGTTTTTTGAATGCTTCCCATAATTTTGAGTAATTCATCGAAGTCATTGAGTAGTGAGATGCGTAAGTTGGGCGGGAGATAATGACTATCGCCCAATAAACGAATCCAGTAATGAGTCTCGCGCGCTTCTTTGTAAGCAATGCTCAATTTGTGCACAAAATCTTTACCCGATTGGGCGCCAATGGCTTCTTCCACATTTGCCCCTATCGAGGTACCACTCCTTACTATCTGCTGCGATAAGGTGTATTCTTGATGGGTTTCGCGCAAATACTTGTATAGTTTCACCATCCGCAAAGCAAAGTCATAGCTTTTTTGTTGAAGTACATTTTCTTTCATGATAAGGCGGTGGTTTTAATTACAAATAAGAGAATTAAGGGAATTACGAATGAGGGAATTACGAATTACGAATTGGTCAATTACGAACCTACCAGAAGGAGCTCTGCTTTAGCTAATGGGCGCAAAGCGGCTATGATCTACAGGCTAAATTACAAATGGCTTTGCCATATTCGCAATTAGCGTTGAAGAGCTCTCTTT of the Microscilla marina ATCC 23134 genome contains:
- a CDS encoding four helix bundle protein; protein product: MKENVLQQKSYDFALRMVKLYKYLRETHQEYTLSQQIVRSGTSIGANVEEAIGAQSGKDFVHKLSIAYKEARETHYWIRLLGDSHYLPPNLRISLLNDFDELLKIMGSIQKTMKKKE